The sequence below is a genomic window from Nicotiana tomentosiformis chromosome 6, ASM39032v3, whole genome shotgun sequence.
TTCAGTAAACATGCCTACATTAAAAAGCTCTCTGCTAAAAAGAACCTCTTGCTACACAATCCGAAAGCAAAAATTAAAGAGGAAAACTATAATGAGAACTTGCAATAAGTTTTCAATGATGTCCACGAGGATTATAATGAAAATTTAAGATGATAAGGGgagcaacccccccccccccccccccccccacacacacacacacacactctttttttttttctcaagAGAAATAACAAgcaacaaagaaaaagaaactacAGTTAACGCAATATATGCCTTTATCAGGTTGAACACCAAGATTATATAGCAAATATATTAAATGTACGACCTCTATGCTTTTATTTCCTATTGGAAAGATTTCAGAAAAGGAGCTACCTTTATATATAGTTCATGGACCTCCTGGAAGAAGCTTTTGATCCCATCATCATTACGAGAGTCATGAAGCAGCATAAGTCGCGTATGTATGCTAGCTTGGTTAAAGGAACAAAAAAACAGGATGTGCACGTTTGTAAACTCAAACTGGTGATGCTCATTTTATGATAGTTCCATAGACATTTATATATTAACTTATGCACAATGAGAACTTCTAAAACATGCTTCTTcctcttttttattctttttcttcttttaatagGTAAACAGAAGTGTGTCTTGACATTCCAACTTGTATTAAACTGAGGAACTAGTCAATAAGGTTACTAATTACAAATATCAGGAGATTTTGCATTATTGTGCTGAAAGTTAAGAGTTAACTATCATTATTTACAGAAATGATTAAGAAAAGACATAAATATAGTTCTGCGGGCCAAGTACAGGAAAgagttttgggggggggggggggggcaatgGTGTATGGGGGAAGGGTCCCCTTCAAAATCATAAAGGTTAAGAAAGATGTGTGAGCTCTTCTCTTAATTCTGCTATGTCATATCATTTTATCAATCCATGTACTCTAAGAACTAATCTTCTATAAGAGGATTCAATCAGAGAAAAATCGATAAACATATACAGTTGCTACACATGGAGTACTGGTACATGATGACTAACTCTATAAGTGACCACTGACCACCACAAATCAAATACTTACAGTAGAAGGAGAAGCAAgcttttgtactcattgtgacaGAGAAATCCAGATATAAAACAACCTAGCACCATtatctattttttaaattcaaaacAGTAGTATCACCAGATGCTGATTTATAACATATGGAGGATATGACCAGCAGTGACATAAACAGACACCACCAAATCATTGAATCTGTCAATTGATTTCAAGAACCTGGATGAAGAAATAAAGTAGGAGAATCACTATAACAATGACGAAAGCAAGAAAAAGTATAATTAGTACTTTGATGACTAGGGGCTGCAATTCTTACATAGCACTAGTAGTCCATGCAAGGTCCTGGACAATATCCAAtgctgcatgtaaaataaacTGGTGCTGATGAGCAGCATCTTCTTTCTAGCATGAAAGTATAAGATACAAAATCACCACAAACTCGACCACTTGTCATCAATGACGGAAACACAGTAAAGTAGAAAGATGTGCATGCATTTTACTAACAATGGAAAATGCTACAGTACACACACCACAAATTAAAATGCATTATAACTTACGACACTAAAAATCAAGTGCACACGCTACGTAATTCAAATATGTGATGTGAAACTGTTAAGGGTAGTTATAATTTGTGAATTACCAGGTACAAACAGAATTTTTTACTGGTCATTGAAAAAAGAACCAGTAACTGATAAGCACTGTAGTCTATATCTTAACCTTGTTTATGGCAATATGATGTCCAGATATAGAAAGATTGTTCCTTTCCCAAAATCCTATTCTGATCCTCCATTAAAATCAAAGAGAGCAAAGAATCACAACTAAAAATCAGTGATTTTAAATTAGCTTTCCATACCATTTGCCAGATAAAGAGCAAATTATAAGATTGTAAATGGTTTTCCGAAAACTAAAATGAGGTTTCTGTACATTTCCCATCAACCATTTTCAAAGGTAAACAATTCATTACAGAATCAAATAATGTAGGTCACCTATTAAAAAAAGGGAGACAGTTAAAAAGCTAGTACTTCAGATGTAAAGATATTTAGTTGTTTTAAGCAAAGGCTAAAAATTACCTTGGGCGCAGTGCCAACTTCAGCTTCGTAGATAGGAATATCATTTCTACTtacaatcataaaacacgctgtGGTTGCCATTTCCCTCTAACTTTCGGATCCCTAAATTCCTTCAAACAAAAAAAATTGAATCAGATTCACATGCTAATTACACACAAATTTTCCATTCTTCAATAATTAATAATGATGTTGGACAAAAAAGAATTAGTGATCTTAGTAtcgataaaaattaattaaaaaaagcaTTTTAAATCAAAACTGATCTAGAAGAGAGGGGGAATAAAGGTACTTACTTACAACTCGATTTCGGAAAGAGATCGCGAGGAGTTCGCCGCAGGATCAGACGGAGAGAAGCAAGCAAGTTCGCAGCAAAGGTAGTGTCTCGCAACTGGGCCGAAGAAGAAACTCTGGAGTGGTGAAAGTTgggcctcaaatcaatcttaatgTTGAGTCCGGTCCATTTATTTTTCACAGTGGACGGATATATaccttttaattaatttaattatttaattaattaacttGTCTTGTTTTGTATTTGATACAATTGAGTATATACTAAATTAATCTTGCATTAAGCACTACGTGACATATTATAACTTAAAAATTCAAATAACTTTAGTATTTTACCATAAATTGATCTAAAAGTGAATATTAGATCATGTTTTTAAAGAATATATTTCATATTTACCTAACTTATTCATTAATATTAAaacattttcagattttttttttgaCGTGACGTATGTTTGTGTGCGTACtactaataattaattaattcctACTTTCACTCAAAATTCGATCAAGTTAACATCAATGAATGCTAAAAATATGCTCAGCTTGTAAGCAAACAGAATACTACTTACTCCTCAATTTTAGATTTTGTATATAGAGATATTTTCCACTAATCCCAGATTCAATGTCATTCGTTTTGCTCAAAATTTGTCCGGTGGAGGAAAGTCTTACAAAATATGTGGCTTACAAATAATGGACCCATGTCAAATATTTGTTAACAGTTATGGGATTGATTCATTTTGTTTAAGTGTAATATTGCCAGTTTAGGAAATTCCCAAGTCCTTTTCATTTCTTTCTTGGAACCTTCCCTTTTCATCGTACATGGAAGAAAACAACTACGTACGTAGCAGAAATCATTTGGCTTTCGGGTATGTTACTATAAATTCCCTCGTCATTATTTCTGTCAGTTTAATTAACAGAATATGGGGGAGCTGAGATCTTCTTACTTCACTTTTTCTTCTTATTATTCCACTTCTGTTTCTATTTTGGCATCACTATTATATACTACTATCTATTCGTTCTTGCTTTTCGCAAATGTGAATAGTTACCATCCCGTGATTCATCAGTTCCCTACATTGAACAACATAACAGGCAGATCAAAAACCCTTATTTATGTGAATGAGTTTGGAGCCAAAGGAGATGGCATAACCGATGACACTAAGGTAAGAGTAAAAACTTACACGCACCTGGCGTTTACACTAACCTAATTAATAATTACATTGCACATATCTTCACAACTTATGGCACTAAGGTAAGAGTAAAAACTTATACGTAATTGGTGTTTACACTAACATGAATAAATATATTACACATATCTTCACATACACCTTCGTTCTTTGTATATGTAAACATGTTAAGGTGTATGTTTTATTTCCATCTACGTATTCACACAATTAATACTACTAGTACTTAAGTAGCTTCAGTTAAAGAGTTTTTATACATTTTCAGCCGTTTCAAGATGTCTGGAAAATCGCATGTTCTTCACCATTACGACCAAAAATTGTAATCCCGAGTGGATATTCTTTTCTAGTTCGACCAATTGATTTTGTTGGGCCTTGCCGGTCAAAGGTGTCTCTATCAGTAAGTGCTTAAGAATGTAGCTTGTACAACACTGCTATTTATGTTTTGCTAATAAAGATAATCagttaataattttttatttctgCAATACATTACCTATAAGATTGCAGGTTCTATTGTAGCGCCGAAAGATCCTCAAGTCTGGGATGGTTTGAATCCACATAAATGGCTTTATTTCTTTAAAGTGAAATACCTGACTGTAGAAGGAGGAGGAACAATTAACGGGATGGGCCAGAAATGGTGGGCTAGGTCATGCAAGATTAATACTACCAATGTAATTATCATTGCTATACTAATATATACTTTGTGCTTTATGGAATTCTTTCACACCATAAAATTCTGACGTTTTACAATCTTATTATTTGGCAGCCTTGTCGACATGCTCCAACAGTCAGTGCAATTTTCCCCCGATCGAACTCATTTGTTTTACGGTTTAACTCTTATATATTGACAGTGTAAAAGGAATTTTTCATTATCATCAGGTCACCTACAAAATTACTATGACAGATTAAATTATAGtgattgtataaaatttatttacactgTCAATGCATATAAGAAggatttattttttataatgatTATGGTTATGATTGATTAACTTAATGACAATACACAGGCAATGACTTTCCACAGATGCAACAATCTGAAAGTGAGGGACATAAGGATGCTAAATAGTCAACAAATGCATATATCAATTTCTAAGTGCATACATGTTGAAGTATCACATCTTATAGTGCAAGCACCTGCTAAGAGCCCTAACACAGATGCAATCCACTTAAGCTCATCTACacatgttggtatcagagataGCAGTATTGGCACAGGTTTGTTTATTTTTGGTCTAAGAAACAAGCTTCTGTTGTCATAATAGAAAATAGGTTTGTTTATTTTTGGTCTACGCATGCTGGTGAGTTCAAAGGAGCCTTGACCAatggtaaagttgtctccgtgtgacctataggtcacgggttcgagctgcGAAAGCAGCAACTAATTCTTGCATTAGGGTAAACTGTCTATCACACCCTTGGGGTGCGACCCTTCTCTAAACTCTGCGTGAAGGCGGGATTCTTGGTACACCGGACTGTCCCTATGTTGGTATCAGAGTTAGCAGTATGTTCTATTAttgttaatttgttatattttaatttgcTGTTACATGCACAAATTGAATCCGCCAGGAGATGACTGTATATCTATAGTGGGCAATTCGTCAAGAATCTTGGTCAAAAACATTGCTTGTGGACCAGGCCATGGTATAAGGTAGAACGTTTAATTTACTGTTTTGTTTAGATCATGGGTAGACAAATTTAGGTTTTTGGTTTGATGGCTGATATATGTCCCATTATTTTAGCATTGGAAGCTTGGGAAAGTCTAACTCATCGTCGTCTCAAGTGCACGATGTCTGTGTTGATGGAGCATATCTTTCCAACACAGAAAATGGTGTGAGGATAAAGACTTGGCAGGTAATCATATATATAGTAATATTGATTTATTGTTTGTTTCATGCCatatgatattattttcttattagttcgcaaaaaatatatatatatttatactttGAAAACAATTTAACTTTTAGTTTCTCATTTTATTTGTAATAAAAAGttttttatagtcacacaaatgttATGACATGTTTAACATCACAATTAAAcgactttcttttctttcttaaacttcatGCTCAGTTAAACAAcgacacataaattgaaacatagGAAGGGAGTATCATTTCAATTTGTCATCATTCAATCACCAGTTTTCATCTttaagaatttgatttaatttgCTGATTGCAATCCCTGTTGGTTTTCCTCATATATGCTTTATATACCAGGGAGGTAGGGGGTTTGTCAGAAAGATTGCTTTTGCGAACGTGTGGATGGAAAATGTGTCAAATCCCATCATAATAGATCAATATTATTGTGATTCTCCACTGGCGTGTCCCAATCAGGTAAGCTATTTATTGCATGTCTAAAACTTACGCAGTTAGTATTTCGTTGATAAATTTAACGAGCGAGGCTATTTCTATTTTATGCTTATTATTTAACTTACACTTCATATCACACAGCAAATTGTTGCCCTACTAGTGATGAAATTAAAAAACATCCATGATTAGGTGATCATTTTTTGAGAACCAAGTGATCGTATAGTTCATTATCACGTAGCAAACCATATATTACACTTATGCATTAAACAGGTTATACTCACTAATATGTCCAATTATTTGTTACATCTTTTGTTTCCTAAAATTTAAATAACGTGAATTTTGATAACActttaaaataaagtattttGTAAAAAGCTATTTCgatatgattttttattttttttgcaacTTATAGTCTTAGGTAGTAGtatgtattttttatatagttCTTAAATTAATGTGTAACATACAATATTAAAATAACGAATATTATTGTAGTCTGATTAATTAGCTGGTCAAAATAAAAAGATGAAAAGTGTCAAATAAATTTGGACAAAACTTCCATGTTTGTGTTTTCTGAACACATTTGACTTCAACACTCTTGCAATTGTGCTCATATATGCATCTAACTACTGTGAATATCCGATATGCAGACTTTGGCTATTGGCATTAACAGCGTATCCTTTGTTGGTATTAGAGGGTCTTCAGCAACAAAAAATGCAATAACATTTGCCTGTAGTGATAACTCCCCATGTAGAAATCTATATTTGGAAGATGTTCAACTTGTTTCGTTTTTGGATTTCCCCACAACGTCGTTTTGTTGGAAGGCATATGGCTCAACCTCAGGATTAAACAATCCCTCTTCTTGTTTTCCCTCTAGTGAAAGCATTGTGCAACGGCCCACAGAATTATCCAACTTGAGCAAGTCCATTTGATAATCTCTATGTTCAAATGTGTAGCTACATATCCTAGGCAAAGCTAGCTTAAAGGATCAAGCATGTTGAAACAATTTGATAGCATGACTTACTGGTCAGCAGCAGGTCCAGAGTAGGCAAAATGAGCAGCTTTTCGTGGACCTTAGTTATTGTGTAAAATCCTTCTAACTTATGCAAATAAGGTGcttgcatattaagcatttaaaTTTTTGTAATTGTTCATGAGTTGAGAAGGTTATGAATAATCTGTCCTTCAAAGGATGAACTTGCAGTTGGGACTAACCATGCGTTTACATATGCTAATCTTTATTATGGAATAACtgtttattcaattttaataaagttttgcATTAGATAGATCATTGATGAATAGTTTTAACAAATTTATAGTTGATGGAAGCAACCTAAAATCTGCCGATGACCAAaaaagaatggtattgaggtttAATAAGTAGAAAAGAACTTTTCCTCCAAAAGAGAATTTGATGACTTACTGACAAAAATTCATGACAATTAGTTTCAGAATTCGTATAACCAGAAATCCACGACTGGTATATATGGTCACTTGTTCATTGACATTGTTCAAGCAAGATCTACTCTCGATCAAATATAAACACGAGGGAGCTGCTATTGGCCCTCATTAGAATTTTTCACTGTCTTTTATCAAAATCAGATGTCCAACAAAGTTTAAAACTGAAGATGAGTGTTACAAGTATACAAGAATGGAAATAACCAACATCATTACAGTAAAATTCGAAAGACACCTGTAGACTTACGTATAGTACTGCTGGAGCCTCAGCTGCTTTGAATAAACATACAGACTAAAAACAAAATCTCAGAACTCGGTTGGTGGTTTCAATCTAACAAGTGTCTTGATTCTATATTTTGTCGATATTCTCCAGCAACCCCTTCACAATACACAAAGAATATCATCAGCAAGATAGCACCAAATGGCGTACAACAAAACTTACAGATAGGATCAAATAGAAGTGCCAACAGAGTTTTACAGTCAAAACAATATCTAATCTCTATTCCGTCATCTAGGACTAAAAAGTGATTATCAATCTAAAACCTTATTTAAGTAAATATAAAGAGCATGTTTATCAAGCAAATTTAGCACAGGGAAAACGATAATATAAAGAAGTTGACCAATCTAAATCGTGCATGCCATCTGTCAACTCAAAAACCCTGCGATTTCCTGTTCCACCACATTGGTAGTATTTTTGATAAATAAAAAGGTTTTCTTAGCACTATATCATCCTCTACAAGCTTCACGTGATGAAGTGAGAGCTTCAAGTAACAGAAAGTTTTAATTGTCCAAACATAAAGACAATTCCCCTTACCGTCCACACAATCTCATCCAGGCACAAGCAAATCTTTCCATAATTGTCCAGGAAAAGTCTCTCCGTTGGAGATTTCCCACATACATCCTTGACAGCAGATGTTATAACAAAGATTGCTTCAGATACTGCAAACAAAGCCCAGAAAATTAGATGAATATAAATGGTGGCAACAAAACCAGCACAAAGACCTACAAGCATAGACGGTAGAGCATAACTCCCAAACAGGGCAGGAAGCCGTGCTGCTCAACGGAAAATAAGAGAGACATAAAGAGGGCtattagcataataaatattggctaactgatgtttggcatatttcgatatgtgttgatgttactttgcccatgttttaaccacttcttgatgttatttaatctttaaaacgcccaacatggtgtaattattggtttgatgactaattaagttatgtgtgacgatttaaggtgttcggagtgcaaaatatgaagaaaaggtggtttagccagaggaagaagggttggatgcgtcgcatccaacctaggaaaacatcatcctgcatgcaaccttagcagtgaagttgggccatagcgttcgccatcgcgtgcgaaactgggaagtagaagagaaggctggatgcgtcgcgtccaccatcgcatgcaaaaTTGGGAAGGAAAAAAAGCCAcgaaaagctgtggaggccggaattcatcaagtttcatctttctcccaccaaacttagt
It includes:
- the LOC104119795 gene encoding probable polygalacturonase At1g80170, producing the protein MGELRSSYFTFSSYYSTSVSILASLLYTTIYSFLLFANVNSYHPVIHQFPTLNNITGRSKTLIYVNEFGAKGDGITDDTKPFQDVWKIACSSPLRPKIVIPSGYSFLVRPIDFVGPCRSKVSLSIAGSIVAPKDPQVWDGLNPHKWLYFFKVKYLTVEGGGTINGMGQKWWARSCKINTTNPCRHAPTAMTFHRCNNLKVRDIRMLNSQQMHISISKCIHVEVSHLIVQAPAKSPNTDAIHLSSSTHVGIRDSSIGTGDDCISIVGNSSRILVKNIACGPGHGISIGSLGKSNSSSSQVHDVCVDGAYLSNTENGVRIKTWQGGRGFVRKIAFANVWMENVSNPIIIDQYYCDSPLACPNQTLAIGINSVSFVGIRGSSATKNAITFACSDNSPCRNLYLEDVQLVSFLDFPTTSFCWKAYGSTSGLNNPSSCFPSSESIVQRPTELSNLSKSI
- the LOC104119796 gene encoding uncharacterized protein, producing the protein MATTACFMIVSRNDIPIYEAEVGTAPKKEDAAHQHQFILHAALDIVQDLAWTTSAMFLKSIDRFNDLVVSVYVTAGHTRLMLLHDSRNDDGIKSFFQEVHELYIKILLNPLYLPGSRITSSHFDTKVRALARKYL